In Rubrivirga marina, the following are encoded in one genomic region:
- a CDS encoding phosphoribosylanthranilate isomerase, whose protein sequence is MTPPLFPRLKVCCISSVEEMRLAVRLGADAVGLVGAMPSGPGVIPDERIADIARAVPPPVMSVLLTSAQSADTIARQADAAGVSAVQIVDRVGPAVYARLRTDLPGRSLWQVVHVTGPEAIAEAERVARHVDAVLLDSGDPTLDTKALGGTGRVHDWRVSRTIRELLDIPVVLAGGLTPGNVADAVRAVGPFGLDVCSGLRTGGALDADKLAAFASAAGVQRLA, encoded by the coding sequence GTGACGCCTCCGCTGTTCCCCCGCCTGAAAGTCTGTTGCATCAGCTCGGTCGAGGAGATGCGGTTGGCCGTCCGCCTCGGCGCCGACGCGGTCGGGCTCGTAGGGGCGATGCCGAGCGGGCCGGGTGTGATCCCGGACGAGCGGATCGCGGACATCGCTCGGGCCGTTCCGCCGCCCGTGATGTCGGTCCTCCTCACGAGCGCTCAGAGCGCCGACACGATCGCCCGGCAGGCCGACGCTGCGGGCGTCTCGGCCGTCCAGATCGTCGACCGCGTCGGCCCAGCCGTCTACGCGCGACTGCGGACCGACCTGCCGGGGCGGTCGCTGTGGCAGGTCGTCCACGTGACGGGGCCCGAGGCGATCGCCGAGGCCGAGCGCGTCGCGCGCCACGTCGACGCCGTGCTTCTCGACTCGGGCGACCCGACGCTCGACACGAAGGCGCTCGGCGGGACCGGCCGCGTCCACGACTGGCGCGTGAGCCGGACGATCCGCGAGCTCTTGGACATCCCGGTCGTTCTGGCCGGCGGCCTCACGCCCGGCAACGTCGCCGATGCGGTCCGGGCCGTCGGGCCGTTCGGCCTCGACGTGTGCAGCGGGCTCCGCACGGGCGGCGCGCTCGACGCCGACAAGCTGGCGGCCTTCGCGTCGGCCGCCGGCGTCCAGCGGTTGGCCTGA
- a CDS encoding polymorphic toxin type 23 domain-containing protein has product MAATVAAQGHALVLDRPASVGAAVTSKVGTHESGVGVAAGGSAPLPLGLERAHDVSAQASLGAEALVADLGLPGSSVGAEAALGLSYGFGPRRAYRGAELHRARPRAHTLSYTLLLYLDTDHTSQLSGAVRYRFAGEASSFDVTFENDALAQQLLDRYRTFALRVRYVRHDADVLRGVGLRTVVWIGTTEGLGRLNRDETYDLSGQYGGAYAHGILAADLYWGDLTLSLGVDSEGIRSTLQNSFHYLIDDGQIPRLAGRRPRLVVRVALNEGDGLY; this is encoded by the coding sequence ATGGCAGCCACGGTCGCGGCGCAGGGACACGCCCTCGTGCTGGACCGTCCCGCCTCGGTGGGCGCGGCAGTGACCTCGAAGGTCGGCACGCACGAGAGCGGGGTGGGGGTGGCGGCCGGCGGCTCGGCACCGCTCCCGCTCGGGCTCGAACGGGCGCACGACGTATCGGCCCAGGCCAGCCTCGGCGCCGAAGCACTCGTAGCGGACCTCGGGCTTCCCGGATCCAGCGTGGGGGCGGAGGCGGCCCTCGGCCTGAGCTACGGGTTTGGTCCTCGCCGCGCGTACCGCGGGGCCGAGCTCCACCGGGCGCGGCCAAGGGCCCACACGCTCTCGTACACCCTCCTCCTGTACCTCGACACCGACCACACGTCCCAGCTGTCCGGTGCAGTCCGCTACCGCTTCGCCGGGGAGGCATCCTCCTTTGACGTGACGTTCGAGAACGACGCCCTCGCCCAGCAGCTCCTCGACCGCTACCGGACGTTCGCTCTCCGCGTGCGGTACGTCCGGCACGACGCGGACGTGCTACGTGGCGTCGGGCTGCGGACGGTCGTGTGGATAGGGACGACGGAGGGGCTGGGACGCCTCAACCGCGATGAGACGTACGACCTCTCGGGACAGTACGGCGGGGCCTACGCCCACGGCATCCTGGCCGCCGACCTGTACTGGGGGGACCTCACGCTCTCGCTCGGCGTCGACTCAGAGGGCATCCGCTCGACGCTCCAGAACTCGTTCCACTACCTCATCGACGACGGCCAGATTCCCCGTCTCGCCGGTCGCCGGCCGCGCCTCGTGGTCCGCGTCGCGCTCAATGAGGGCGACGGCCTGTACTGA
- the rsmI gene encoding 16S rRNA (cytidine(1402)-2'-O)-methyltransferase — MLVLVPTPVGNLEDLTFRALRVLKEADVVACEDTRTSGVLFGHYGIETPRVSFHIHNEHAKASQLVERMAAGETVALISDAGTPGISDPGFLLVRAAAEAGVRVEALPGPTAFVPALVASGLPCDRFVFEGFLPHKKGRQTRLKALADEPRTVVLYESPHRLVKLLGQLGEHLGRDRPAAVAREISKLHEEVRRGTLAELEAHYGAQAKVRGEIVVVVGGAG, encoded by the coding sequence ATGCTCGTCCTCGTCCCCACGCCCGTCGGCAACCTGGAGGACCTCACGTTCCGCGCGCTCCGCGTGCTGAAAGAGGCCGACGTCGTGGCGTGCGAGGACACGCGGACGTCGGGCGTCCTCTTCGGCCACTACGGCATCGAGACGCCGCGCGTGAGCTTCCACATCCACAACGAGCACGCGAAGGCGAGTCAGTTGGTCGAGCGGATGGCGGCCGGCGAGACGGTCGCCCTCATCTCGGACGCCGGGACGCCGGGGATCTCGGACCCCGGCTTCCTCCTGGTCCGCGCCGCCGCCGAGGCGGGCGTCCGCGTCGAGGCCCTGCCGGGGCCGACGGCGTTCGTCCCGGCCCTCGTCGCGAGCGGCCTCCCGTGCGACCGGTTCGTGTTCGAGGGCTTCCTCCCGCACAAGAAGGGCCGCCAGACGCGCCTCAAGGCGCTCGCCGACGAGCCGCGGACGGTCGTCCTGTACGAGAGCCCGCACCGCCTCGTGAAGCTGCTCGGCCAGCTCGGCGAGCACCTCGGACGGGATCGGCCCGCCGCCGTGGCCCGCGAGATCTCGAAGCTCCACGAGGAGGTCCGCCGCGGGACGCTCGCGGAGCTTGAGGCCCACTACGGCGCGCAGGCCAAGGTGCGCGGCGAGATCGTCGTCGTCGTCGGCGGGGCCGGCTAG
- a CDS encoding TlpA family protein disulfide reductase translates to MRLVLLVLLTATAANAQAELPPQSAPTPVALQEAGADTTSDGRTETELAVEATIAEPGVHVVHFWAPWCGNSRAEFEAGWYEVVEANPDVSFSFVAIWNDGRDSADRLARYGITPGGHVAVYAQPDRGPTAERSLRRRAFLGLPLSWTPTTWIFNREGQLAYAFNYGEVSPDMLATAIEHARDEWTHD, encoded by the coding sequence GTGCGCCTCGTCCTCCTCGTCCTCCTCACTGCCACGGCCGCCAACGCGCAGGCCGAGCTCCCGCCGCAGTCCGCGCCCACGCCCGTCGCGCTCCAGGAGGCCGGGGCCGACACGACGTCTGACGGGCGAACCGAGACGGAACTCGCCGTCGAGGCCACGATCGCCGAGCCGGGCGTCCACGTGGTCCACTTCTGGGCGCCGTGGTGCGGCAACTCGCGAGCGGAATTCGAGGCTGGCTGGTACGAGGTCGTCGAGGCCAACCCCGACGTGTCGTTCTCGTTCGTGGCGATCTGGAACGACGGCCGCGACTCCGCCGACCGCCTCGCGCGCTACGGCATCACGCCGGGCGGCCACGTCGCCGTCTACGCCCAGCCCGACCGCGGGCCGACGGCCGAGCGGAGCCTCCGCCGCCGCGCGTTCCTCGGCCTCCCGCTGAGCTGGACGCCGACGACCTGGATCTTCAACCGCGAGGGCCAGCTGGCCTACGCGTTCAACTACGGCGAGGTCTCGCCGGACATGCTGGCGACCGCCATCGAGCACGCCCGCGACGAGTGGACACATGATTGA
- a CDS encoding rhodanese-like domain-containing protein: MRLALVLLLVALVAVGGLWLWAGRAAHRPGSLAWRAVDRDLAARFADVPTTTTAALAAHLADSTVAPVLLDARTEAEYAVSHLPGAHRVDPDASAAELADALDGIDRQRSVVVYCSVGVRSGAVARRLQSAGFEHVENLAGSIFRWANEGRPLVRDGHPVEEVHPYDAVWGRLLDPGRRAGGSE; encoded by the coding sequence ATGCGCCTCGCCCTCGTCTTGCTCCTCGTGGCCCTCGTCGCGGTCGGCGGCCTGTGGCTGTGGGCCGGTCGCGCCGCCCACCGCCCGGGCTCGCTCGCCTGGCGGGCCGTCGACCGCGACCTCGCCGCCCGGTTCGCCGACGTCCCCACGACGACGACCGCCGCGCTCGCGGCCCACCTCGCGGACTCGACGGTCGCGCCCGTCCTCCTCGACGCGCGCACCGAGGCGGAGTACGCCGTCTCGCACCTCCCGGGCGCGCACCGCGTCGACCCCGACGCCTCGGCGGCCGAACTGGCCGACGCGCTCGACGGGATCGACCGCCAGCGGTCGGTCGTGGTCTACTGCTCCGTCGGCGTCCGCTCGGGCGCGGTCGCGCGGCGGCTCCAGTCGGCCGGCTTCGAGCACGTCGAGAACCTCGCAGGCTCGATCTTCCGCTGGGCCAACGAGGGGCGCCCGCTCGTCCGCGACGGGCATCCCGTCGAGGAGGTCCACCCGTACGACGCCGTCTGGGGGCGGCTGCTCGATCCGGGTCGACGGGCGGGGGGCAGCGAGTGA
- a CDS encoding TlpA family protein disulfide reductase — translation MIEHASTDAALREIVSADGVHVVHVWAPWCDNSLHEHEPIWSDWQSLSADSVTFVTVWNEGESGAETLRETGVEGVRELVVPGPKPEKPDRRIRLLGVPVTWIPTTLVFNRNGLLATAFAYGEASREQLTEAIAGARSSW, via the coding sequence ATGATTGAGCACGCCTCGACCGACGCCGCCCTCCGCGAGATCGTGAGCGCTGACGGCGTCCACGTCGTCCACGTATGGGCGCCGTGGTGCGACAACTCGCTCCACGAGCACGAGCCCATCTGGTCCGACTGGCAGAGCCTGAGTGCCGACTCGGTGACGTTCGTGACGGTCTGGAACGAGGGCGAGAGCGGGGCCGAGACGCTCCGCGAGACCGGCGTCGAGGGCGTCCGCGAGCTCGTCGTGCCCGGCCCGAAGCCCGAGAAGCCCGACCGGCGGATCCGCCTCCTCGGCGTCCCCGTCACGTGGATCCCGACGACACTCGTGTTCAACCGGAACGGCCTGCTGGCGACCGCCTTCGCCTACGGCGAGGCCTCGCGCGAGCAGCTGACGGAGGCCATCGCGGGCGCGCGGAGCAGCTGGTGA